The following proteins are encoded in a genomic region of Laspinema palackyanum D2c:
- a CDS encoding anion permease, translating to MGLKQYFGFISKRISAFLQRSQLFQHRWIGYLIARAIYVTLLLIPLPGFEPNAQRAFAVFGLAAFSWGTTLLPLPVTAIVILFLLPFSGAISAQETYAYFGNRAVFFILGAFILAL from the coding sequence ATGGGCCTAAAACAGTATTTTGGGTTTATCTCCAAGCGCATCAGCGCCTTCTTGCAGCGATCGCAACTCTTTCAACATCGCTGGATCGGCTACTTAATCGCCAGGGCGATTTATGTCACCCTCTTACTCATCCCGCTTCCGGGGTTTGAACCCAATGCACAACGCGCCTTTGCCGTCTTTGGGTTAGCCGCCTTTTCCTGGGGGACCACCCTGCTCCCCTTGCCGGTAACGGCGATCGTCATCCTGTTCTTGCTGCCCTTTAGTGGGGCAATTTCCGCCCAGGAAACCTACGCCTATTTTGGCAACCGGGCGGTGTTTTTCATTCTCGGGGCCTTCATTTTGGCATTGTGA